GCGTTGTTGACTTGGACCACCTTGTTCCACTACTCCTTGGCTTTAGATTGCTAATTGAGTTGgttcaatctcattatcttcctcctcactttcctcttgctcatctttctcatcttcctcctcaacagCTCCGGTTTTACTacgatcacgaccactctcccaaatttccCCTCTTGTATTAGCACCCAAACGCTTTTTatttttccctcgaggaggcagaggttgaggagtatcaagaccatccttttttcttttcttagtgacagcatctttagattttcctttgtTAGCCTCCTTTGCTTTAGCTTCCTTTGCTTTATATCTATTTtaaaagaagcacgaaataaatataagacaactaactttaATTTCTAATACCGGCATAGATAAACCACATTACGGCATAGAATCATAAATATCGGCATAATGAAAAAAAGTATCGAACATGTCGGGATACAATACCGACATAGTATATCAAAACGATTACATGCCGGGAGCAGTTGTCGGCATTGATAAATAAGTTTCTAGGATGCCGGTTTACTATAGGAAATTCCTGGATAAGAAAACTCAAGTACCGGAAGCTACGTAACATAAAAATAAATGTCGGAACGGAGTACCGGCATTGAAATAAAATTGTCCAGGTTCTAAAGTTTCTGGATACAAAAACTCTAGTACAGGCATGGAATTTAACATACAATGTACGCCGGAACAACTAACAAAATCATAGGGTTTTCTGTTGATTAGAAGCTTGCTACCGGCGTACTCGTAAAAGTTCAAGTAAATCCCGGTACTAGGTTCAGAAATGGTGTTCATCCGAAATTCAATGCTGAAACTAAGTTCCGGTGCGGTCTTCAACCTAAATTGAATGTCGGAATAGGataccggtgtggtcttcatcctagattGACTGCCGGTACTAGtttccggtgtggtcttcatacTAAAATGAGTGCTGGAAtttctgaaactcaactgtttcacttAGGGTTTCGCGATTTCGACCTAAACCCATTGttacaaatcgattgaaacactaattaaacaattttaaatgacttaccttctcatagaagccatatttctgagtagttgatcgtccgataactcttgttcttcgttttgttgctcttgagcaatcaaagcaagccttttctttaatttctgttgagcaatcgattttaatttcgattgggcatctgatttgtttcgtggaggcattcttatgggttggttttaatcgacgaagaaatttttggttcaacgattaatcgtagagtatatgaagaacgatgaagaagaggagaggaagatggaagaaaaaaataattcaaaacctaaccctaagtaTCGAGTATGCCGGCACAAATCAAATGGGGGATAACTAattttggttttttggttttgattttaagtttttaatttaGTGGGAAGGatataacagtcttttcataatgttttttaattaatctaagggtgttttagtattttcgccccaaaaaacaccccttagcaggcACCTTTGGTTGGGCTacgtaattcatatcccccaattagtttccatatccccaACTGCGCGTTCATTATTTTAGGGGTTAAAATTTGTCAcaactgtttttatttttaaaaaaaaataatttccttATTAGATAAAGGGTTATTTTTGTAATCAATTCATATTATGATTAATTATGGACTTGTCATATGCTAAATCTTAATGGTGGGTTTTTGATACACAAAAAAAGTAAATTGGGCTAGAGAAAAAGTTTCCCGAAAAATAAACGCTACACAAATTCGTATCAGAAATGTCATGTAAAAGACATTTTTTTATCAACGTGCAACCCACGTGCACtctatttatttttaaataattgtggaccaaatggaaaaggtgatttctgaaaggactaaacagatttggaaccacctaaaaaaggaccaaatgatatttttccccttaaaaaatcttataaaaataTTAACTAAATTTAAGTGGGACCCGTTTTAACTAACTTAACTAATttttaccatttttttttgttttaatctcCATTGAGTTCGTTGGGTTTAATATGACACGCTACGTACAAAATCTTTTATCTGAAGATTTCCTCATCCATTTTAGTGGTGTACTGTTACTACTGTATCCCATTGGACTTGATCTTATAAGTATGCAAACGAGAATATATAATACCGTGTATGATCGGGAGAGTCGCTAATACGACATTATTACTTTTTTATTTTAACAGTCCAAAAGTCCAATCACGCGGTTTTACTTTTAATGTACATTTCCTTTTTCGTTGTGGCAATGTTTTTTTGTCAACGAACCAAGTCAAGTTATAACAAAAAAGAGTAAtggttgttgaattttataacaTGAAAGAAGACTTTATTTCTTTCCAATTTTCCTTCTTCGTTGAATAAAAGAAGACAGAGATACAagttcctctctctctctctctctctctctctctctttctttctttctttcttatatGTTTATATTTTGCAGAATTGGAGATATGGGTGGGTGTGATGAGTGAGCACACAAATCATTCTATTTTTCTGCTGATGAAGAAGCACTATACTCAAATTATATCTCTCCGGCGATGAACTCATCCTTGATTAATCAGTTTATCGATTGCCCAGCAGGTACTTATTATAATCTGTACTCTTTCCGGTTTATAACTATGTCAATCTTGTTATTCTTTAAATTTAGTTTCATCTCAAGATATGCGCAAGATTTGTTTGAGTATTGTTATTCAGTAGCTTGATTCATTTAAAgatgttgtgtttcttgatgatcAACTTAATAAGCAGCCCGCCATCTAATCTTTGTCTcgatataaaccctaatttcttatcaGTTGGATTCCATAATTTATAACTGAGTTAAACAGAAACGGTAATGTAGGTAATCGTACTGACTGGAGATTTTACTTTCGTCAGCACGTttataaataagaaaatatagGTAGACACCAAAAATGCTGGTGAAATTTATAACTCTACTTATAACCTGCTAACATAATACCTTCTTGTATCCTTCTCAATTCTCATGCTAGCTAGTACCCCATGCTGATGCCAGCcttaaacaaaaagaaaaaagaaaagaaaaaattggttttgtttGGTAGAGACAGTTGAAATTGGATGGCAGGCAATGTACATGTAGTACCCCTGGAGTGTTAAACTTCTAGAAACGTGAAACGAGTATTATTCTTTAGATCCTGGAAATGAAGACAGAAGATGTTTGTAGAAAGGGATTCAAGTTTTTCAAGACTTATCTTAATATTGTAAGGTATAAAAAGCAAAAAtcacatctctctctctctctctccacaAAATGTCTAAATGCTCACCTGCTTCCATCAACGCTTAACTAGATGCACATTTTGTTCAAGTGTCAACATATCCTCACCAACTCCACTCAAAACTACAAAGAGACCAAAATTATTCCTTTCATACTTCATAACTAGTCGTGCTTATATTGACAACAATCCATACTTTATCCTCTTTTTTATCTTTGTCCAAAAATATGTCTGTCGACTTAACTCGATTAGTTCACTCACCCTTTGGAGGTAGCAGTCGTTTAAGAGACCCCTCAGTGGTGAAATATGGAGAGCAACCCTATGGTAGAATGGCCTTAAGCACACCTTACTTGCTTGAGAATTACTGTCCATATAATTTGAGTTCTCTTTTGTCTACTAGATATAACAATTTACAGAGATAACATCCTTTACTTGATCATATTTCAAACAGGAAAGGAAGTCGAAACCCAGGAAGTATATTGAAAAGATGGCACGGTTGTTTTTTGCTTTGCTATTTATAATATCTCTATTAGTAGAAACTACATTAAGTAAACCGAGACCAGAAACAGTCGAAATCAGATGCGAGACACAACTAGAACATAACACTACCATATATGTCCCCAACTTCATTGCTGCAATGGCGAATATCAGTgatcaaatcaaaacaaaaggcTACGGACAAGCTATTGTTGGCACAGGACCTGATGGTAACTATGGATATGGTCAATGTTATGGTGACTTATCATCGCTTGATTGTACGCTATGCTATGCAGAAGCACGTACTGTTCTCCCACAGTGTTACCCATATAACGGAGGAAGGGTCTTCCTTGACGGCTGCTTTATGCGGGCAGAAAATTATAGTTTCTTTGACGAATTTACGGGTCCTAATGATAAGGCTGTTTGTGGGAATTCTACTCAAAAGGGACAAAATTTCCAGGATTTGGCGACGAAGGCTGTGCTTGATACTACTGCTGCTGCAATACGAGATGGTGGTTATGCAAAGGCTGAAGTGAAAGGATTGTCTTCAAGAAATGAGTCAGTTCATGTTCTTGCGGATTGCTGGAAAATTCTTAATGCTAGCTCATGCAAAGCATGTCTGCAGGAAGCATCAGCCTTAACGGTGGGATGTATGCCTTGGTCAGAAGGACGAGCACTTAAGACGGGATGCTTTATGAGGTATTCAGACATAGATTTCCTTAACAAGGAACAAACAACTGAAAGCTTGAAAGGTACTATACAAGTAGTTAATGTTTCCACATTGTATTAATTAAGGGGATATGATGTCATAAAACCAAACTGCACTCTTGACATGACTTTGGATATCTACTGATGACTTTGCAGTAAGCCCAGGAGTGTTGGTGATCTCGATTTTGAGTTCGTTGGCTGTTGTGGGGGTAGGGGTAGTCGTCGGAATGTACatttggaggagaagaagaatacaAAGGAAACGACGAGGTACACATTAAGCAATTTCTAAACATGCTTAGAAAAGATTAACTCCAATTAGTTTCTAtgatttattccttctttttgtttgcttttcAGGTTCAGATGATACCGCTAAAATGGTGAAAAGTCTTGTGAACAGTAGCCTGAATTTCAAGTACTCTACCCTTGAGAAGGCTACTGGCTCTTTCGACAATGCCAACAAACTTGGGCAGGGAGGATTTGGTACTGTTTACAAGGTAAGATTCCTTTATGTTCAAGATATTTACATCAAATAAAGTAGGCTTCTCGTCCTTGACCCTAATGACTTTTATATTTGAGCTGCTTCGAAGATCAAGTGGAAGACCATTCTTTTAATCAAGTTATCTTAATATTAGTCTGTATTTTTAATCTACTTGCTTTTGTGACAGGGAGTTCTGGGTGATGGAAGAGAGATAGCAGTGAAGAGACTTCTCTTTAACAATAAACACAGAGCAGCAGATTTCTACAACGAAGTTAACATTATTAGTTGTGTAGAACATAAGAATCTTGTGAGATTGTTGGGTTGCAGCTGTTCAGGACCAGAAAGCCTTCTTGTCTATGAATTCCTCCCAAACAAGAGTCTTGATCGTTTTATCTTCGGTAGTTAAATTCTTTCGCGTAATAATCATCGACATTAGTAAATATGCTACTGTCGCTGCTTGCTGAATCCGTTTATTAGATTCTCAGTAGACTTGGTTTCTTACGAGACCTTGAGCTCTTACTTTTTGTTATGTTTATTTGAAATGAATTAGAGGAATGACACTGAACTGGGAAAAGAGATTTGACATAATAACTGGGACAGCAGAAGGATTGGTATACCTTCATGAGAATGCAAAGATTAGGATCATACACAGAGATATAAAATGCAGCAACATCTTGTTGGATTCGAAGCTCCGAGCTAAAATTGCTGATTTTGGATTAGCAAGATCTTTCCAAGAAGATAAAAGCCACATAAGTACTGCCATCGTAGGAACCCTGTAAGAGCCACATGTTCACTGAGCTTTAAATTCTAGAGAAAGAGAAaggcaacaattttttttttagtacaTTATAAAGGGTACTAACTAGAAAgggaactatttttttttttcatatgagGTCACATAAGAAAAGGATCTTTAGGGTGCGTATATGTTGTGCTTATGAATTTGCAGTGGGTATATGGCACCAGAGTACCTAGCGCATGGGCAGTTAACAGAAAAGGCAGATGTGTATAGCTTTGGGGTGCTCTTGATAGAGATTATTACTGGAAGGCAGAATACCAGAGGCAAAACTTCCGACTACTCTGACAGCCTCGTTACAACTGTAAGTTCCTCATCTGTTTCAAAAACAATAAATACATCACTGTCCATGCGCCATGtgtttgaactttgaagtgtTCTGACAAACAAAAAATCGGTTctacttttttttattaaaacttttttGGCGACAGGTTTGGAAGCATTTCCAGCTGGGAAGAGTGGAGGAAATAATAGATCCAAAATTGACAATGCACGCCtatgataacaaaaaagaaatcaaagaggGTATATTGAGGGTCGTGCAAGTGGCACTTTTGTGCTCACAAGAAGTACCTTCGTTGCGACCGTCAATGTCAGCAATCCTACATATGCTTTTACAAAAAGATGAGCTGCTTCCGTTACCTACAAATCCACCTTTTATGGATGAGAAAACGATGGAGCTGAATGATATTAGTGAAGATCAGCGCTATCGATTCAATGCCAACTCCTCTCATTCAGTTGCGACTGCCTCTGATGGATCCCTATTATATGCAAGATAAGTTGATAACCTCAAAAAGAAGGTCAAATATATGCAGGAACTGCTGTACAAAATTTGATGCTACTATATATAACATGATCGCATCACGGTTTATGAGGCTATTCATGCTTCTTTTCATCCAGCTGCTATGACCCCCATTTTAAACATGGAAAGTACATGTATACCAATTATCCAGATCAGTATGGTTCTTAATGTAAAATCTTATAGTTTAGTTGAAAACCTCATTTTGAATTTCTTTCCTTCTCTGTGAGACTACAAAACGAGGCTTGTacagaagaaaactaaaaataacgGTTTACTAATTAACTATTGTGCAATAGTAACAATCGGTCTTTgtcatagtgatcaggaaagtgaATCGGCCGAGTCACGCTCTGCAAATCGGGCGATCAACTCGTTCTTCTTTCTCATCATTTTCCAGCATTGActtatagatcttcgtcgttaatTCAGGTGAAATTTAAACTGAAAACATCAAATGATTGGTGTTTATTGATTCTAGTTGATTGTTTTACTATTAGTTGAAATCTTATCTTAAATTTTATGGAAACTCATCAAAATTTAGAAATGGATACATCTGTGGTGGACCTTAATAACTCTGTTGAAGAA
Above is a genomic segment from Papaver somniferum cultivar HN1 chromosome 10, ASM357369v1, whole genome shotgun sequence containing:
- the LOC113318586 gene encoding cysteine-rich receptor-like protein kinase 2, with amino-acid sequence MNSSLINQFIDCPAGKQERKSKPRKYIEKMARLFFALLFIISLLVETTLSKPRPETVEIRCETQLEHNTTIYVPNFIAAMANISDQIKTKGYGQAIVGTGPDGNYGYGQCYGDLSSLDCTLCYAEARTVLPQCYPYNGGRVFLDGCFMRAENYSFFDEFTGPNDKAVCGNSTQKGQNFQDLATKAVLDTTAAAIRDGGYAKAEVKGLSSRNESVHVLADCWKILNASSCKACLQEASALTVGCMPWSEGRALKTGCFMRYSDIDFLNKEQTTESLKVSPGVLVISILSSLAVVGVGVVVGMYIWRRRRIQRKRRGSDDTAKMVKSLVNSSLNFKYSTLEKATGSFDNANKLGQGGFGTVYKGVLGDGREIAVKRLLFNNKHRAADFYNEVNIISCVEHKNLVRLLGCSCSGPESLLVYEFLPNKSLDRFIFGNSQGMTLNWEKRFDIITGTAEGLVYLHENAKIRIIHRDIKCSNILLDSKLRAKIADFGLARSFQEDKSHISTAIVGTLGYMAPEYLAHGQLTEKADVYSFGVLLIEIITGRQNTRGKTSDYSDSLVTTVWKHFQLGRVEEIIDPKLTMHAYDNKKEIKEGILRVVQVALLCSQEVPSLRPSMSAILHMLLQKDELLPLPTNPPFMDEKTMELNDISEDQRYRFNANSSHSVATASDGSLLYAR